The following proteins are co-located in the Desulfobacterales bacterium genome:
- a CDS encoding DsrE/DsrF/DrsH-like family protein, whose amino-acid sequence MNQEELQKQFDQLKAQVDSISRTAPENKLSMIVFSGDLDKALAAFVVATGAVAMGMDVVMFFTFWGTPILRDTKKKEPAKDFMGKMFGKMLPKGTCEVKLSKMNMGGMGTAMMKSLMKKKNVATLEQMIEMAGELGVRIFVCDMSMNLMGFRKEELIDYPDMTSCGVAKFLEEAQSSKIQLFI is encoded by the coding sequence ATGAACCAGGAAGAACTGCAGAAGCAATTTGATCAGCTCAAGGCCCAGGTCGACTCCATTTCCCGGACCGCTCCGGAAAATAAACTGTCGATGATCGTATTCAGCGGCGATCTGGACAAGGCTCTGGCGGCATTTGTTGTCGCCACCGGCGCTGTCGCCATGGGAATGGATGTCGTCATGTTTTTTACGTTCTGGGGAACACCTATCCTCAGAGACACTAAAAAAAAAGAGCCCGCAAAGGATTTTATGGGGAAGATGTTCGGGAAAATGCTTCCCAAAGGAACCTGCGAAGTCAAACTCTCCAAAATGAACATGGGCGGCATGGGAACAGCCATGATGAAATCGCTCATGAAAAAGAAAAACGTTGCAACGCTGGAGCAGATGATTGAGATGGCCGGTGAGCTGGGCGTCCGGATCTTTGTCTGCGATATGTCCATGAACCTGATGGGATTCAGAAAAGAGGAACTCATCGATTACCCGGACATGACCAGCTGCGGCGTAGCAAAATTTCTGGAAGAGGCCCAGAGCAGCAAAATTCAACTCTTCATATAA
- a CDS encoding response regulator, translating into MNDKNFLVNSELRQRAESQIQTTPADAEDIAGMSTNAMANLIHELCVHQIELKMQNEELRRIHTELEAARDRYFHLYDFAPVGYLTVNEKGMVKEANLTFATLVGMERSQVVGKPFSRFIQREDQDAYYLHRQRLLNSEHFQSFRLRLVKNTGSSIHTNLECVLIQENDSDLKQIRIAVSDITEQKALESRLQQAQKIEAIAKLAGGMAHQFNNGLFAILGNTDLLEMQLPENENTSKNIVAIRQSAARMAQLTSQLVAYAQKGKYEAKDISLSVFVRDTLPSLQHTLAPSIRVETSLPDDILKIRVDLPQLLMTFSAILFNAAETIENEGHIKITCRNELITNEDAMAFSGLLPGSYVSLTVEDTGRGMDEETRKRAFEPFFTTKSLGRGLGLSAVYGIVTHHGGWISIQSEIDRGTIVRVYFPAVCEVEEEKTQKLHSEPFKGTHTILLIEDDPAVIETLRKLLNQLGYHVIETHTGHEAIYLARAFDGKIDLAILDVFLPDMSGIKIYPLLKAFRPTLKVIVCSSHSIEGPAQKILDAGAQGFIQKPVFIEDLSKKLKMLLHTR; encoded by the coding sequence ATGAATGACAAAAATTTTTTAGTCAACTCAGAACTCAGGCAGCGTGCCGAAAGTCAGATCCAAACAACGCCTGCAGACGCTGAAGATATTGCCGGAATGTCAACTAATGCCATGGCAAATCTAATCCACGAGCTTTGCGTGCACCAGATCGAGTTAAAAATGCAGAACGAAGAGCTGCGCCGCATCCACACGGAGCTGGAAGCGGCACGGGATCGATATTTCCATCTGTATGATTTTGCGCCAGTGGGCTATCTGACGGTCAATGAAAAGGGAATGGTTAAGGAGGCAAATCTGACTTTCGCCACGCTGGTGGGAATGGAGCGATCACAAGTTGTGGGAAAACCGTTCAGTCGATTTATCCAGCGTGAGGATCAGGATGCTTACTACCTTCATCGCCAGCGCCTTTTAAATTCCGAACATTTTCAGTCCTTCAGATTAAGGCTGGTGAAAAATACCGGCAGCTCCATCCACACGAACCTGGAATGCGTTCTTATTCAAGAAAACGACAGCGATCTTAAGCAAATCAGAATTGCCGTCAGTGATATCACTGAACAGAAGGCACTTGAATCTCGACTTCAGCAAGCGCAAAAAATAGAAGCCATAGCCAAACTGGCTGGGGGTATGGCCCACCAGTTCAATAACGGCCTGTTTGCGATCCTGGGAAACACGGACCTGCTTGAAATGCAACTGCCAGAGAATGAGAATACGTCAAAAAATATCGTCGCAATAAGGCAATCGGCTGCTCGAATGGCACAGCTGACGAGCCAGTTAGTGGCATATGCCCAAAAAGGAAAATATGAGGCTAAAGATATTTCACTCAGTGTTTTTGTACGCGATACATTGCCCTCACTGCAACACACCCTTGCCCCGTCCATCCGTGTAGAAACGAGCCTGCCCGATGATATTTTAAAAATCCGGGTGGATTTACCCCAGTTGCTGATGACCTTTTCAGCCATTTTGTTCAACGCAGCAGAGACCATCGAAAATGAAGGCCATATTAAAATCACCTGCAGAAATGAACTGATAACGAACGAAGATGCAATGGCTTTTTCGGGATTATTGCCCGGATCGTATGTCAGTCTGACAGTTGAGGATACCGGAAGGGGCATGGATGAAGAAACCAGAAAACGGGCATTTGAACCGTTTTTCACAACAAAATCTTTAGGCCGGGGACTTGGCCTGTCTGCAGTTTATGGCATCGTGACACACCATGGCGGCTGGATATCCATTCAATCAGAAATAGACCGCGGAACCATCGTGCGTGTTTACTTCCCTGCGGTTTGTGAGGTTGAGGAGGAAAAAACGCAAAAATTACACAGCGAACCGTTCAAGGGAACCCACACCATTCTGCTGATTGAAGATGATCCGGCGGTGATCGAAACACTCCGAAAATTGTTAAACCAGTTGGGATACCATGTTATTGAAACCCATACAGGGCATGAAGCCATTTATTTGGCCAGAGCATTTGATGGGAAAATTGACCTGGCCATTCTGGATGTTTTCCTGCCGGATATGAGCGGGATTAAAATTTATCCTTTGCTCAAAGCATTCCGTCCAACTCTCAAAGTTATTGTATGCAGCAGTCATTCGATCGAAGGTCCGGCACAAAAAATTCTGGATGCAGGCGCGCAAGGCTTTATTCAAAAGCCGGTTTTTATCGAAGACCTCTCAAAAAAGCTGAAGATGCTGCTGCATACTCGATGA
- a CDS encoding chemotaxis protein CheB produces the protein MSTNGDETPPSKKKSSNKHASFPIVGIGASAGGLETLEVFFSNMPPEADIAFVIIQHLSPNFKSIMASLLAKHTRMTVSEIEDGTALKPNCVYLNPPNKNVAVFNRSLHLMEPVKSSAINMPIDFFFRSLSEDLKEKAIGIIVSGTASDGTLGIKAIKGEGGMVMAQDPNTAKYDGMPKSAIGTGLVDLVLPVEKMPKALISYVKHPFLKSPGKINVAESGIQHDLQKVFALIRSATGHDFSQYKQTTIHRRIERRLAVHQIDKLSDYIMYMQKNPLEIHALFKDLVIGVTRFFRDPEAYQVLEQKVLPQLLKGRKSNETLRCWVVGCSTGEEAYSLAMIFSEVMEKLKTYLNIQIFATDIDEAAIETARKGVFPDNIATDISKERLDKFFKKDDDVFRIKKQIRDMIIFSLQSIIRDPPFSRLDLVSCRNLMIYLNHPLQKKIIPLFHYTLNPQGILFLGNSEAIGEFTDLFQPLNTQLKLFQRRESFREGIIDYQKKITYDNQDKREPDDRVRKPMTTDFQAVTEKAILSEYAPAGVLIDNKYEILQFVGQTEKFLVPPEGKPSFNILKMAREDLKYKLTTALHKAARGNKRIDCKSVRVKYNNACCMVDISISPVTDEGLPPGLLLVLFETTAPECLPDEHLRPEPGKKIKDPSIHQLEQELQSTREYLQATIEELETSNEELTSNNEEMQSVNEELQSANEELETSREELQSTNEELSTVNSELQNKVDELSKASDDMNNLMAATEIATIFMDTRLNIKRYTPAAARIIKLITTDIGRPLSDLTTSFPGVDLAEHAKKVLRDLNTLETEMLSKDGIWHALKIMPYRTGENVIAGVVMTVMNIHRVKQADKIRRLATILEDSNDAITVRDFKGRILAWNKGAEKMYGWTQFEAQKMNIEKLIPGEELKAEKAFMDKLKKGDTVQALKTRRLTKDGKLLDIWLTATLLTDESGQPIEFATTERDLAWLPAD, from the coding sequence ATGTCAACCAATGGGGATGAAACTCCACCTTCCAAAAAAAAATCTTCCAATAAACACGCCAGCTTCCCGATTGTCGGCATCGGTGCTTCTGCCGGTGGTCTGGAAACCCTTGAAGTTTTTTTTTCCAACATGCCGCCTGAAGCCGACATTGCCTTTGTGATCATCCAGCACCTCAGTCCGAATTTCAAAAGCATCATGGCTTCGCTCCTGGCAAAGCATACCCGGATGACCGTCAGTGAGATCGAAGACGGCACGGCCCTTAAACCCAATTGCGTCTATCTCAACCCGCCCAATAAAAACGTGGCCGTTTTCAATCGCAGCCTTCATCTGATGGAGCCGGTTAAAAGCAGCGCGATCAACATGCCGATTGATTTTTTTTTCCGATCTCTGTCGGAGGACCTGAAAGAAAAGGCGATCGGCATCATTGTTTCAGGAACAGCCTCGGACGGGACGCTGGGTATCAAGGCCATCAAGGGTGAAGGCGGCATGGTCATGGCCCAGGATCCCAACACGGCCAAATACGACGGGATGCCCAAGAGCGCCATCGGAACCGGCCTGGTCGATTTAGTCCTTCCGGTGGAAAAGATGCCCAAAGCGTTGATCAGCTATGTCAAGCACCCATTTTTAAAGTCGCCCGGCAAGATCAACGTTGCTGAGTCCGGCATTCAACACGATCTCCAGAAAGTTTTTGCCCTGATCCGCAGCGCCACCGGTCACGATTTTTCACAATACAAACAAACCACCATCCACCGGCGGATCGAACGCCGCCTGGCTGTTCACCAGATCGACAAGTTGTCTGACTACATCATGTACATGCAGAAAAATCCCCTCGAAATCCATGCGCTCTTCAAAGATCTGGTGATCGGCGTAACCCGCTTTTTCAGAGACCCGGAAGCCTATCAGGTGCTCGAACAAAAGGTGCTTCCCCAATTACTGAAAGGCAGAAAATCAAACGAAACGCTTCGCTGCTGGGTTGTGGGGTGTTCGACCGGAGAAGAAGCCTATTCGCTGGCCATGATTTTCTCAGAGGTGATGGAAAAGCTGAAGACATATCTCAATATACAGATTTTTGCCACGGATATCGATGAAGCCGCCATCGAAACCGCCCGCAAGGGCGTGTTCCCGGATAACATCGCCACCGATATTTCCAAAGAGCGTTTAGATAAATTTTTCAAAAAAGACGACGATGTTTTCAGAATCAAAAAACAAATCCGGGATATGATCATTTTTTCTCTGCAAAGCATCATCAGGGACCCGCCCTTTTCACGACTGGATCTGGTGAGCTGCCGCAACCTGATGATTTATCTGAACCATCCGCTTCAAAAAAAAATCATCCCGCTGTTTCATTATACATTGAATCCGCAAGGGATTTTATTTTTGGGCAACTCTGAGGCCATCGGCGAATTTACCGATTTATTTCAGCCGCTGAACACCCAATTAAAGCTCTTTCAACGCAGGGAAAGTTTCAGGGAAGGAATCATCGATTATCAAAAAAAGATCACGTATGATAATCAAGATAAGCGCGAACCTGATGACCGTGTAAGAAAGCCGATGACAACCGATTTCCAGGCCGTAACCGAAAAAGCGATTCTCAGCGAATACGCACCCGCGGGGGTTTTGATCGATAACAAATATGAGATCCTCCAATTTGTCGGTCAGACAGAAAAATTCCTCGTCCCGCCAGAGGGCAAGCCCAGTTTCAATATTTTAAAAATGGCCCGGGAGGATCTCAAATACAAACTGACGACCGCGCTTCACAAGGCGGCCCGGGGAAATAAGCGCATCGACTGCAAGAGCGTCCGGGTCAAATATAACAACGCCTGCTGTATGGTTGACATATCGATCAGTCCTGTGACCGATGAAGGACTGCCCCCGGGTCTTCTGCTTGTCCTCTTTGAGACAACGGCACCTGAATGTCTGCCGGATGAGCACCTGCGGCCGGAACCCGGAAAAAAAATCAAGGATCCCTCAATACACCAACTGGAACAGGAGCTGCAATCAACCCGTGAATATCTTCAGGCCACCATCGAGGAGCTGGAGACTTCAAACGAGGAACTCACCTCAAACAACGAAGAGATGCAGTCGGTCAATGAGGAACTGCAAAGCGCGAATGAGGAACTGGAAACATCCAGGGAGGAACTTCAATCGACCAATGAAGAGCTGTCCACGGTCAATTCAGAACTTCAAAACAAAGTGGATGAACTTTCCAAGGCCAGTGACGACATGAACAATCTCATGGCCGCGACCGAAATTGCCACCATCTTTATGGACACCCGCCTGAATATCAAGCGCTACACGCCGGCGGCGGCCCGGATCATCAAACTGATCACAACCGATATCGGCAGGCCCTTAAGCGACCTTACCACCAGCTTTCCGGGGGTCGATCTTGCTGAACATGCCAAAAAAGTCCTCAGAGATCTGAATACCCTGGAAACGGAAATGTTGTCCAAAGACGGAATTTGGCATGCCCTGAAGATTATGCCGTATCGAACCGGCGAAAATGTCATTGCCGGCGTAGTGATGACGGTGATGAATATCCACAGGGTCAAACAAGCCGATAAAATCCGACGTTTGGCTACTATTCTGGAGGATTCCAATGATGCCATTACGGTACGGGATTTTAAGGGGCGTATTCTGGCCTGGAACAAAGGGGCCGAAAAAATGTATGGCTGGACCCAATTTGAAGCACAAAAAATGAATATCGAAAAACTTATTCCCGGGGAGGAACTCAAAGCGGAAAAAGCCTTCATGGACAAGCTCAAAAAGGGTGACACCGTGCAGGCACTCAAAACCCGGCGGCTGACAAAGGACGGCAAACTTTTAGATATCTGGCTCACTGCCACACTACTGACCGACGAAAGCGGCCAGCCGATTGAATTTGCGACTACAGAGCGGGATCTGGCGTGGCTGCCCGCAGATTAA
- a CDS encoding NUDIX hydrolase, producing the protein MNYCSNCGARVTFKVPPGDERKRYVCDVCNTIYYENPKVVVGCIPQWEDKVLLCRRSIEPRYGKWTLPAGYMENGETVSEGAKREVLEEAGTQVHIISLYGLYNLSSINQIYIIFLARMINDNFSPGSESLDARLFDRNEIPWDELAFIPIQDTLRQYINDWPSGKFPFHMTDITLEK; encoded by the coding sequence ATGAACTATTGCAGCAATTGCGGTGCTCGGGTAACATTCAAAGTTCCTCCGGGTGATGAGCGAAAACGATATGTCTGTGATGTTTGCAACACCATCTATTATGAAAATCCAAAAGTGGTCGTGGGCTGTATACCGCAGTGGGAAGACAAGGTCCTGTTATGTCGCCGTTCCATAGAACCCCGTTATGGGAAATGGACCCTGCCGGCCGGTTATATGGAAAACGGAGAAACCGTATCCGAAGGGGCGAAACGCGAGGTTCTGGAAGAAGCCGGGACGCAGGTACATATCATTTCCCTGTACGGATTGTATAACCTGTCATCCATCAATCAGATTTATATAATTTTTCTGGCACGGATGATTAATGATAATTTCAGCCCCGGCAGTGAAAGCCTGGATGCCAGGTTATTTGACAGAAATGAAATCCCGTGGGATGAACTTGCGTTTATCCCGATTCAAGATACCCTTCGGCAATATATCAACGATTGGCCCAGCGGGAAATTTCCGTTTCACATGACCGATATCACATTGGAAAAATAA
- a CDS encoding tetratricopeptide repeat protein, translating into MKRIVLILVMLISLALTASCTTQAEELYETAKLEEIQQNPEHARRLYEEILQKYPDSEFAVFARDRLAELDIQTQKP; encoded by the coding sequence GTGAAACGGATCGTTCTCATTTTGGTTATGCTGATATCCCTGGCGCTTACGGCATCATGCACCACTCAGGCGGAAGAGCTGTATGAAACCGCAAAACTGGAAGAAATACAGCAGAATCCGGAACATGCCCGCCGGCTGTATGAAGAAATCCTGCAGAAATACCCGGACAGCGAATTTGCTGTATTTGCCAGAGACCGACTTGCGGAACTGGATATTCAAACGCAGAAGCCGTGA
- a CDS encoding TolC family protein, whose amino-acid sequence MTRYVTTGRIVLIGLIILGSAGCAATHYRESADRQVYGILNKIHSEFYDSAQQYDIEQLPRDPLKDLFQSPAPLMEIPAAMQRFSTPALIISLEKAFEIATWHNREYQSRKEDVYLTALSLTEQQNEFSSQFGGLISGLWTATGDDESLTAEGGLSISRLLRTGASIGIDLSTEFLRYLTGDPRRTISSILAVGIIQPLWRGAGETIATENMKQAERNVIYDIRSLARFRKTFIVDIASSHFRILQQRAVVRNERQNYLNLIVAGDRAQMMAKAGRLPEFQSDQAIQDQLRAMDRWTRAVKTYYELLDNYKLELGLSIDANVDLDDADLEKLVRIGIQHTDIVLERSVAMALEFRQDLKNSNDQLEDARRKIEVAANSLGPDINLTFDASVPSRPQTHPAELRFDDAAWNAGIDVDLPLERLSERNDYRRALIAYERAKRILGLKTDEVRLEVTDAWRALLQARESYDIQLSSVKLAQQRVDSTTLLLQAGRADTRDLLESQAALVEAQNALVRALMDHTIARLQFYRDTGALKPDNNILDSVY is encoded by the coding sequence ATGACACGATACGTCACGACCGGCCGGATCGTACTGATCGGCCTGATTATTCTGGGTTCTGCAGGGTGCGCTGCCACACATTACCGTGAAAGTGCCGACCGGCAGGTATACGGGATATTAAACAAAATTCACAGCGAATTTTACGATTCGGCACAGCAATATGACATTGAACAGCTGCCCCGTGATCCACTCAAGGATCTTTTTCAATCTCCGGCCCCGCTGATGGAGATACCCGCAGCGATGCAACGGTTTTCCACCCCTGCCTTGATCATATCTCTTGAAAAAGCCTTTGAAATCGCGACCTGGCATAACCGGGAATATCAGAGCCGAAAGGAAGATGTTTACCTGACGGCGCTGTCTCTGACCGAGCAGCAGAATGAATTTTCCAGTCAGTTTGGCGGTCTGATATCCGGCCTCTGGACGGCAACCGGCGATGATGAATCCCTGACTGCTGAAGGCGGGCTGAGCATCAGCCGTCTGCTCAGGACCGGGGCGTCCATTGGTATTGATTTAAGCACCGAATTTCTGCGGTATCTGACGGGAGACCCCCGCCGGACGATTTCTTCGATTCTGGCGGTCGGCATCATTCAGCCGCTCTGGAGAGGTGCCGGAGAAACGATCGCGACGGAAAATATGAAACAGGCGGAACGAAATGTGATCTATGACATAAGATCGCTTGCACGGTTCAGAAAAACCTTTATTGTCGATATCGCATCTTCTCATTTCCGGATACTCCAGCAGCGGGCGGTTGTGCGTAATGAACGGCAGAATTACCTGAACCTGATCGTAGCCGGAGACCGGGCACAGATGATGGCAAAGGCAGGGCGTCTGCCGGAATTTCAGTCGGATCAGGCCATACAGGATCAGCTGCGAGCCATGGATCGGTGGACCCGGGCGGTAAAAACGTACTATGAATTGCTGGATAATTATAAACTGGAGCTCGGACTTTCAATAGATGCCAACGTGGATCTGGACGATGCCGATCTTGAAAAGCTGGTTCGCATCGGCATCCAGCATACGGATATTGTGCTTGAACGCTCGGTGGCGATGGCGCTTGAGTTCCGGCAGGATTTAAAAAACAGCAATGATCAGCTCGAAGATGCCAGACGTAAAATAGAGGTGGCTGCAAACAGCCTCGGGCCTGATATTAATTTGACTTTCGACGCCAGTGTGCCCAGCCGGCCGCAGACGCATCCGGCTGAACTTCGCTTTGACGATGCGGCATGGAATGCCGGTATCGATGTGGATCTTCCTCTGGAGCGGCTTTCGGAGCGCAATGATTACCGGCGGGCGTTGATCGCATATGAACGGGCAAAAAGAATCTTGGGTCTGAAAACAGATGAAGTCAGACTTGAAGTGACCGATGCGTGGCGAGCCCTGCTGCAGGCCCGGGAAAGCTATGATATCCAGCTCAGCAGCGTCAAACTGGCACAGCAGCGGGTTGACAGCACAACCCTGCTGCTTCAGGCAGGTCGTGCCGATACCCGGGATCTTCTGGAATCTCAGGCGGCGCTGGTAGAGGCACAAAATGCCCTGGTTCGCGCGCTGATGGATCATACGATCGCGCGGCTGCAATTTTATCGGGACACCGGCGCGTTGAAACCTGACAATAATATTCTGGACAGTGTGTATTAA
- a CDS encoding efflux RND transporter periplasmic adaptor subunit — protein sequence MIEKKSILKKIYLSVAGIVFAGLLLWFILATGRFDSGHAVNDASTYTVKRGNLVISVLESGNLKARYSLDIRSEVEGTTTIISIVAEGTLITEADVNLKKVLIELDSSLLRDNATQHEILLNQAKSDFGQAEENLNIQLKQNDSDIKSGELTLKFARMDLEKYLGAAIVSEMLPEGEIEFRDLVNRRDLGGEALQQNRNFQSEIELAKEEVTLAQNKLNWTRELFSKGYVTRDELEADRLSLKRKNVELEKSHTALDLFLKYDFAKETEKLISAELEAQRELERIIARARSMEIQARADWESKKLNYELQLNKFQKLKDQIEKCTIRATQPGLVVYAGGGDMWRRRQEPIEEGATVRERQQLITLPDLSVMAVDVKVIESAVEKVKKGQKAIIRLDAFPDMPLSGYVNKIALVPDSQASWLNPDLKVYSSEVVIDGRNLKNLKPGLTAAVEIISEKLTDVIVVPVQAVFPYDGRSVCYVVKRGYYEARPVLLGNAGESFIHILKGLVAGEDILLREPGPGERVQAVPASFTVEKPEISEMPGDDIRDGKKPGPVPAGRKMNHGADQTQTDQ from the coding sequence ATGATTGAGAAAAAATCCATATTGAAAAAAATTTACCTGAGTGTCGCGGGCATCGTTTTTGCCGGGCTGCTCCTCTGGTTCATCCTTGCCACGGGACGATTTGATTCGGGCCACGCCGTGAATGATGCATCCACTTATACGGTCAAACGGGGGAATCTGGTGATCAGCGTTCTGGAAAGCGGCAATCTCAAGGCGCGTTATTCCCTGGATATTCGCTCCGAAGTGGAAGGTACCACCACCATAATCAGCATCGTTGCCGAGGGTACGTTGATTACCGAAGCGGATGTGAACCTGAAAAAAGTGCTCATCGAACTGGATTCCTCACTGCTCAGAGATAATGCCACCCAGCATGAAATATTACTGAACCAGGCTAAATCCGACTTTGGTCAGGCAGAGGAAAATTTGAATATCCAGCTGAAACAAAACGACAGTGACATTAAATCCGGTGAACTGACATTGAAATTTGCCCGGATGGATCTGGAAAAATATCTGGGAGCAGCGATTGTCTCCGAAATGTTGCCCGAAGGCGAGATCGAGTTCAGAGATCTTGTCAACCGCAGGGACCTGGGAGGGGAGGCGCTGCAGCAGAATCGCAATTTTCAGTCTGAAATCGAACTGGCAAAGGAAGAGGTGACCCTGGCGCAAAATAAACTGAACTGGACCCGGGAACTCTTTTCCAAGGGCTATGTCACCCGCGATGAACTGGAAGCTGACAGGCTGTCGCTGAAACGGAAAAACGTGGAGCTGGAGAAGTCCCACACGGCGTTGGATCTGTTTTTGAAGTATGATTTTGCCAAAGAAACGGAAAAACTCATATCAGCTGAACTTGAAGCACAGCGGGAACTGGAACGGATAATCGCCCGGGCCAGAAGCATGGAAATTCAGGCACGTGCGGACTGGGAATCCAAAAAATTAAATTATGAACTCCAGCTCAATAAATTCCAGAAGCTCAAGGACCAGATCGAAAAATGTACGATCCGGGCGACTCAGCCCGGACTGGTGGTTTATGCCGGTGGCGGTGATATGTGGCGCCGGCGTCAGGAGCCGATCGAAGAGGGGGCGACGGTCAGAGAGCGTCAGCAGTTGATCACGCTTCCGGATCTTTCCGTGATGGCGGTGGATGTAAAAGTGATCGAATCGGCCGTAGAAAAAGTCAAAAAAGGACAGAAAGCCATCATCCGTCTGGATGCATTTCCGGATATGCCGCTGAGCGGATATGTAAATAAAATTGCCCTGGTGCCGGATTCTCAGGCCAGCTGGTTGAATCCGGACCTGAAGGTATATTCTTCGGAAGTCGTCATCGACGGCAGAAATCTTAAAAACCTGAAACCCGGTTTAACCGCCGCGGTGGAAATTATTTCCGAGAAATTGACAGATGTGATTGTCGTGCCGGTGCAGGCTGTTTTCCCATATGACGGCCGATCCGTGTGCTATGTGGTCAAAAGAGGCTATTATGAAGCCCGTCCCGTCCTGCTGGGCAATGCCGGCGAAAGTTTTATCCATATTCTTAAAGGGCTGGTTGCCGGCGAAGACATACTGCTTCGGGAACCGGGTCCGGGTGAGCGGGTGCAAGCGGTTCCGGCGTCATTTACGGTTGAAAAACCGGAAATTTCAGAAATGCCCGGGGATGATATCCGGGACGGAAAAAAACCGGGGCCTGTGCCAGCCGGCAGGAAGATGAATCATGGCGCTGATCAGACTCAAACAGATCAATAA
- a CDS encoding ABC transporter ATP-binding protein, with protein MALIRLKQINKTYVLGKGAVTVHALRRIDLSIDRGEYIAVMGPSGSGKSTLLNILGCLDRPTDGQYMLDGQDVSGLDDDALSGIRCRKLGFIFQSYNLIPELSILENIEMPLYYQGQSERASREKALELAERVGLTDRIHHKPAELSGGQQQRVAIARALVNDSLIILADEPTGNLDSETTGDILQILDRLHQNGKTLITVTHDREVGARAQRIIRMRDGRIEKDA; from the coding sequence ATGGCGCTGATCAGACTCAAACAGATCAATAAGACATATGTTCTGGGAAAAGGCGCCGTGACGGTTCATGCGCTGCGCCGTATTGACCTGTCCATCGACCGGGGCGAGTATATCGCCGTCATGGGTCCTTCGGGTTCCGGAAAGTCGACGCTGCTGAACATCCTTGGATGTCTTGACCGTCCGACAGACGGCCAGTACATGCTCGACGGCCAGGATGTATCCGGACTCGATGACGATGCACTGTCCGGTATCCGGTGCCGCAAGCTGGGGTTTATTTTTCAGTCCTACAATCTGATCCCCGAACTTTCGATCCTGGAGAATATCGAAATGCCGTTATACTATCAGGGGCAATCCGAACGGGCCAGTCGGGAAAAGGCCCTGGAGCTTGCGGAACGGGTCGGATTGACCGATCGGATTCACCACAAGCCGGCAGAACTGTCCGGAGGCCAGCAGCAGCGGGTTGCCATCGCCAGGGCGCTTGTCAATGATTCTCTGATTATTCTTGCTGATGAGCCGACCGGAAATCTTGACAGCGAAACCACCGGAGATATCCTGCAGATTCTCGATCGCCTTCATCAGAATGGGAAAACCCTGATCACTGTCACTCACGATCGTGAAGTGGGCGCCAGGGCACAGCGGATTATCCGCATGCGCGACGGACGGATTGAGAAGGACGCGTAA